The Anguilla anguilla isolate fAngAng1 chromosome 4, fAngAng1.pri, whole genome shotgun sequence genome has a window encoding:
- the ndc1 gene encoding nucleoporin NDC1 isoform X3: MFLLGHSHWFLSKVIWWRAAASTAWTVLLLPVTTALFIVLSKASLFHPIQWISESVSLFYGSYVIFCLLILTAVVLFVGFFNLEYYTVVPSIPCTRIALLGKVLHPQQFVHSLAHCMMGMVVAWCASVMIGGRYKFIASPCTEDSGGSAHQMCLNEYHLFLLLAGAFIGYSYSLLGVVRNMNYVSFHTVQQFKYLRFKGALPLVVKYSAVQSLYSLRNYCIFYFFFGYVPRAWICTTMNLHKNSSVTALDTVAGLLDLSLLYHLWISGTFLLVIWYTTMLLFKIYISEAYSVPVQSSFSEDIFQCLPAVLSGKEPMILKFLALQDLALLSQHSPSRRQEVFSLSQPGGHPHNWSAICKECLSLINDLTQRLVTYHEVVSFNGRAKPQSIGRDQQSTSSDSSVASGMEELAKTPWVSSASHTTGVMPLRSSMTAMSGPQAAGFTPKSDSPFASPAMKRLVGGQDPFSPWFGSVQSPHVTRRRPKLWTSSTGSPLNGSPSASPAESPIPSPATRTPSFLTLWVHNRQEQVKNFLAKRALIMYLFNKLPEASSQALFADSQAHIWALEGLSHLVVASYTEDRFGVVQTTFSSILSSMLILQEAVDKHFKLPHASSKPVRSSFNLEDTTYKTLRFALRAALKTAIYRITTTFGQHIYAVQMSGEHRKRLQQFMEYRE; the protein is encoded by the exons ATGTTTCTACTTGGGCACAGTCATTGGTTCCTTTCTAAG GTTATTTGGTGGAGAGCTGCTGCCAGCACTGCATGGACAGTGTTGCTGTTACCAGTCACCACAGCTTTGTTCATAGTTTTGAGCAAAGCTAGTTTGTTCCATCCCATCCAGTGGATTTCTG AATCCGTGAGTCTCTTCTATGGCTCCTACGTCATTTTCTGTCTCCTCATCCTTACTGCGGTTGTGCTGTTTGTTGGGTTCTTCAACCTGGAATATTACACCG TGGTGCCCTCCATCCCTTGCACCAGGATAGCCCTGTTGGGAAAAGTGCTTCATCCTCAGCAGTTTGTCCACTCGTTGGCCCATTGCATGATGGGCATGGTGGTGGCATGGTGTGCGTCTGTGATGATCGGAGGGAGATATAAATTCATAGCCTCCCCATGCACTGAGGATAGCGG TGGCAGTGCTCATCAGATGTGTCTAAATGAGTATCATCTCTTCTTGCTATTGGCTGGAGCCTTTATTGGATACAGTTACAGCCTTCTTGGAGTGGTTAGAAATATGAACTATGTTTCATTTCACACCGTACAG CAGTTCAAGTACCTGCGTTTCAAGGGAGCACTGCCTCTGGTTGTGAAGTACAGTGCAGTTCAGTCGTTGTATTCATTACGGAACTAttgcattttctattttttcttcg GATATGTGCCCAGAGCCTGGATTTGTACTACAATGAACCTTCATAAAAACAG CTCTGTCACTGCCCTGGACACAGTCGCTGGACTCCTGGACCTCTCCTTGCTTTACCATCTGTGGATCAGTGGCACCTTCCTTCTGGTCATCTGGTACACCACCATGCTTCTCTTCAAGATTTACATCAGTGAG gCGTACAGTGTACCTGTGCAGTCATCATTTTCTGAGGACATATTCCAATGCCTTCCTGCAGTTTTAAGTGGCAAAGAACCAATGATTTTAAAG TTTTTAGCCCTGCAGGACTTGGCTTTGTTGTCTCAACACTCCCCATCAAGAAGACAAGAAGTCTTTAGCCTGAGTCAGCCTG GTGGTCATCCTCACAATTGGAGTGCCATATGTAAGGAGTGTCTGTCTCTCATCAATGACCTCACTCAGAGGCTGGTGACTTACCATGAAGTTGTTTCCTTCAATGGGAGGGCCAAGCCACAGTCCATCGGCAGAGATCAGCAGTCCACCTCCTCAGACAGCTCAG TGGCATCAGGTATGGAAGAACTGGCAAAAACTCCCTGGGTGAGTTCAGCGAGCCACACCACTGGAGTTATGCCCCTAAGATCTTCTATGACAGCCATGTCCGGCCCCCAGGCAGCTGGCTTCACCCCCAAGTCTGATAGCCCGTTTGCTTCTCCTGCCATGAAGCGCCTGGTTGGGGGGCAGGACCCCTTCTCACCCTGGTTTGGCTCAGTGCAGAGCCCTCATGTGACCAGGAGGAGGCCCAAGCTGTGGACTTCCTCTACAG GGTCTCCTCTAAATGGCAGTCCTTCAGCCTCCCCAGCTGAATCGCCCATCCCTTCTCCTGCCACGCGCACACCAAGCTTCCTCACCCTGTGGGTCCACAACCGACAGGAGCAG gTTAAAAATTTCTTGGCTAAGCGGGCACTGATAATGTACTTATTTAATAAG CTTCCAGAAGCCTCAAGTCAAGCCCTTTTTGCTGACAGTCAAGCTCACATTTGGGCGCTGGAAG GCTTATCCCATCTAGTTGTGGCCTCGTACACAGAAGACCGATTTGGTGTGGTACAGACTACGTTTTCCAGCATACTGAGCTCAATGCTGATTTTGCAAGAG GCAGTGGACAAGCACTTCAAGTTGCCCCATGCCTCCAGCAAACCTGTACGGTCTTCCTTCAACCTTGAGGATACAACCTACAAAACTCTACGTTTCGCACTGAGAGCAGCCCTGAAGACGGCCATCTACAGGATTACAACCACTTTTGGCCAGCACATATA TGCTGTGCAAATGTCAGGAGAGCATCGAAAGAGGCTCCAACAGTTCATGGAGTACAGAGAGTAA